One genomic window of Elaeis guineensis isolate ETL-2024a chromosome 2, EG11, whole genome shotgun sequence includes the following:
- the LOC105037158 gene encoding cysteine-rich receptor-like protein kinase 6 isoform X1 produces the protein MVSFRHVSFPFFLCLLFLIFLFLPTAGNPLYYYCGTTGNYNANSTYESNLMNLLLPSLASNASLSGGFLNATVGQIPDQIYGLAMCRGDTNASVCRSCLNNAIQDAPQLCSYNKGATVEYDDCLLRYSNQRFFSTVDTSMRVFMRNHHNVTDRSRFDKIVDELMSKITDWAVSNSTRRFATGQMVNSTKAPFPEIYGLVQCTQDLSPSQCQQCLQSILQPRPTQLEGKQGGRVIAASCNFRYEIYKFFDGAATLRLEEPLENSPAPAPATLVPPPINPPNEEGKRGKNKNVIGVVLAIAIPLVIAFVLISIICICIWRRRKPAVKLPLDGSSLEEITSVESLLLDISTLRVATANFSEENKLGEGGFGAVYKGLLPDGQEIAVKRLSTSSSQGLTELRNELVLVAKLQHRNLVRVMGVCLEEQEKLLVYEYVPNRSLDTILFDPEKREQLNWRQRNKIIGGIARGLLYLHEESQLKIIHRDLKASNILLDADLNPKISDFGLARLFDGDQTQGVTSRVVGTFGYMAPEYVMRGQFSIKSDVYSFGVLVLEIVTGRKNSGFSSSEYAEAIVNYVWKRWVKGTILEILDPSLGNHCPRTEVLRCVHIALLCVQENPSDRPNMSQVVVMLNSNSVSLQAPSKPAFCIGQSGMDLGAYSNNYDLSRGTHDQSSSKSIPVSPNEVSITELEPR, from the exons ATGGTTTCGTTTCGCCATGtttccttccctttcttcctATGCCTTCTCTTCCTCATATTCCTTTTCCTTCCCACTGCCGGCAATCCCCTCTACTACTATTGTGGCACCACCGGCAACTACAACGCCAACAGCACCTATGAGTCCAACCTCATGAACCTCCTCCTCCCTTCCCTTGCCTCCAACGCTTCTCTCTCCGGTGGCTTCCTCAACGCCACCGTCGGCCAAATCCCAGACCAAATCTACGGCCTCGCCATGTGCCGCGGCGACACCAACGCCTCCGTCTGCCGCTCCTGCCTCAACAACGCAATCCAAGACGCCCCCCAGCTCTGCTCGTACAACAAAGGCGCCACCGTTGAGTACGACGACTGCCTTCTCCGCTACTCTAACCAGCGTTTCTTCTCGACCGTCGATACCTCGATGCGGGTGTTCATGCGGAACCACCACAACGTGACCGACCGCAGCCGGTTCGACAAGATTGTGGACGAGCTTATGAGCAAAATCACCGATTGGGCCGTCTCCAACTCGACAAGGAGGTTCGCCACCGGGCAGATGGTGAACTCCACCAAGGCTCCTTTTCCTGAGATATATGGGCTGGTGCAGTGCACACAGGACCTGTCGCCCAGCCAGTGCCAGCAGTGCCTCCAAAGTATCCTTCAGCCGAGACCGACACAGCTAGAGGGGAAGCAGGGAGGGAGGGTAATCGCAGCGAGCTGCAATTTTAGGTACGAGATATACAAGTTCTTCGACGGGGCAGCGACGCTAAGACTTGAGGAGCCGCTGGAGAACTCACCGGCGCCGGCGCCTGCCACGTTAGTGCCTCCACCTATCAACCCTCCTAATGAAGAAGGTAAGAGGG GAAAGAACAAAAATGTCATTGGTGTGGTCCTTGCTATTGCTATACCTCTAGTAATTGCATTCGTGCTGATCTCCATAATTTGCATTTGCATCTGGAGGAGAAGGAAGCCGGCTGTAAAGTTACCCT TAGATGGGAGTAGCCTGGAGGAAATCACAAGTGTCGAGTCCCTATTACTTGATATATCCACACTACGAGTTGCAACAGCTAACTTCTCCGAAGAGAACAAACTTGGAGAAGGTGGCTTCGGTGCAGTTTACAAG GGACTACTACCTGATGGACAAGAAATAGCAGTCAAGAGGTTATCAACTAGTTCATCACAAGGATTGACAGAGCTGAGAAATGAACTAGTTTTAGTTGCAAAGCTCCAGCACAGGAATCTTGTAAGGGTTATGGGTGTTTGCTTGGAAGAACAAGAGAAGTTGCTTGTTTATGAATATGTGCCTAACAGAAGCCTGGACACCATTCTTTTTG ATCCTGAGAAGCGCGAACAGCTAAACTGGAGACAAAGGAACAAGATCATTGGCGGGATTGCTCGAGGCCTATTGTACCTACATGAAgaatctcaattaaaaattatacaTCGGGATTTAAAAGCCAGCAATATCTTATTAGATGCAGATTTGAACCCAAAGATTTCAGACTTTGGTTTGGCTAGGCTTTTTGATGGGGACCAAACTCAGGGCGTCACAAGCCGAGTTGTTGGAACATT TGGGTATATGGCACCGGAGTATGTCATGCGTGGGCAGTTTTCTATCAAGTCAGATGTATACAGTTTTGGTGTTCTGGTTTTAGAGATTGTGACAGGCAGAAAGAACAGTGGTTTCTCTAGTTCTGAATATGCTGAAGCAATAGTGAACTAT GTCTGGAAGCGGTGGGTCAAAGGAACAATTTtggagatattggacccatcttTAGGCAACCATTGCCCAAGGACTGAAGTGTTAAGATGCGTTCACATTGCCCTATTGTGTGTCCAggaaaatccatctgatagacccAACATGTCACAAGTTGTTGTGATGCTCAACAGTAACTCTGTGTCTCTCCAGGCTCCTTCTAAACCAGCATTTTGCATTGGACAGAGTGGCATGGATTTAGGTGCTTATTCAAATAACTATGATTTATCTAGAGGTACGCATGACCAATCTTCAAGCAAGTCAATACCGGTGTCACCAAATGAGGTGTCAATTACAGAACTTGAACCCAGATAG
- the LOC105037158 gene encoding cysteine-rich receptor-like protein kinase 6 isoform X2: protein MVSFRHVSFPFFLCLLFLIFLFLPTAGNPLYYYCGTTGNYNANSTYESNLMNLLLPSLASNASLSGGFLNATVGQIPDQIYGLAMCRGDTNASVCRSCLNNAIQDAPQLCSYNKGATVEYDDCLLRYSNQRFFSTVDTSMRVFMRNHHNVTDRSRFDKIVDELMSKITDWAVSNSTRRFATGQMVNSTKAPFPEIYGLVQCTQDLSPSQCQQCLQSILQPRPTQLEGKQGGRVIAASCNFRYEIYKFFDGAATLRLEEPLENSPAPAPATLVPPPINPPNEEGKNKNVIGVVLAIAIPLVIAFVLISIICICIWRRRKPAVKLPLDGSSLEEITSVESLLLDISTLRVATANFSEENKLGEGGFGAVYKGLLPDGQEIAVKRLSTSSSQGLTELRNELVLVAKLQHRNLVRVMGVCLEEQEKLLVYEYVPNRSLDTILFDPEKREQLNWRQRNKIIGGIARGLLYLHEESQLKIIHRDLKASNILLDADLNPKISDFGLARLFDGDQTQGVTSRVVGTFGYMAPEYVMRGQFSIKSDVYSFGVLVLEIVTGRKNSGFSSSEYAEAIVNYVWKRWVKGTILEILDPSLGNHCPRTEVLRCVHIALLCVQENPSDRPNMSQVVVMLNSNSVSLQAPSKPAFCIGQSGMDLGAYSNNYDLSRGTHDQSSSKSIPVSPNEVSITELEPR, encoded by the exons ATGGTTTCGTTTCGCCATGtttccttccctttcttcctATGCCTTCTCTTCCTCATATTCCTTTTCCTTCCCACTGCCGGCAATCCCCTCTACTACTATTGTGGCACCACCGGCAACTACAACGCCAACAGCACCTATGAGTCCAACCTCATGAACCTCCTCCTCCCTTCCCTTGCCTCCAACGCTTCTCTCTCCGGTGGCTTCCTCAACGCCACCGTCGGCCAAATCCCAGACCAAATCTACGGCCTCGCCATGTGCCGCGGCGACACCAACGCCTCCGTCTGCCGCTCCTGCCTCAACAACGCAATCCAAGACGCCCCCCAGCTCTGCTCGTACAACAAAGGCGCCACCGTTGAGTACGACGACTGCCTTCTCCGCTACTCTAACCAGCGTTTCTTCTCGACCGTCGATACCTCGATGCGGGTGTTCATGCGGAACCACCACAACGTGACCGACCGCAGCCGGTTCGACAAGATTGTGGACGAGCTTATGAGCAAAATCACCGATTGGGCCGTCTCCAACTCGACAAGGAGGTTCGCCACCGGGCAGATGGTGAACTCCACCAAGGCTCCTTTTCCTGAGATATATGGGCTGGTGCAGTGCACACAGGACCTGTCGCCCAGCCAGTGCCAGCAGTGCCTCCAAAGTATCCTTCAGCCGAGACCGACACAGCTAGAGGGGAAGCAGGGAGGGAGGGTAATCGCAGCGAGCTGCAATTTTAGGTACGAGATATACAAGTTCTTCGACGGGGCAGCGACGCTAAGACTTGAGGAGCCGCTGGAGAACTCACCGGCGCCGGCGCCTGCCACGTTAGTGCCTCCACCTATCAACCCTCCTAATGAAGAAG GAAAGAACAAAAATGTCATTGGTGTGGTCCTTGCTATTGCTATACCTCTAGTAATTGCATTCGTGCTGATCTCCATAATTTGCATTTGCATCTGGAGGAGAAGGAAGCCGGCTGTAAAGTTACCCT TAGATGGGAGTAGCCTGGAGGAAATCACAAGTGTCGAGTCCCTATTACTTGATATATCCACACTACGAGTTGCAACAGCTAACTTCTCCGAAGAGAACAAACTTGGAGAAGGTGGCTTCGGTGCAGTTTACAAG GGACTACTACCTGATGGACAAGAAATAGCAGTCAAGAGGTTATCAACTAGTTCATCACAAGGATTGACAGAGCTGAGAAATGAACTAGTTTTAGTTGCAAAGCTCCAGCACAGGAATCTTGTAAGGGTTATGGGTGTTTGCTTGGAAGAACAAGAGAAGTTGCTTGTTTATGAATATGTGCCTAACAGAAGCCTGGACACCATTCTTTTTG ATCCTGAGAAGCGCGAACAGCTAAACTGGAGACAAAGGAACAAGATCATTGGCGGGATTGCTCGAGGCCTATTGTACCTACATGAAgaatctcaattaaaaattatacaTCGGGATTTAAAAGCCAGCAATATCTTATTAGATGCAGATTTGAACCCAAAGATTTCAGACTTTGGTTTGGCTAGGCTTTTTGATGGGGACCAAACTCAGGGCGTCACAAGCCGAGTTGTTGGAACATT TGGGTATATGGCACCGGAGTATGTCATGCGTGGGCAGTTTTCTATCAAGTCAGATGTATACAGTTTTGGTGTTCTGGTTTTAGAGATTGTGACAGGCAGAAAGAACAGTGGTTTCTCTAGTTCTGAATATGCTGAAGCAATAGTGAACTAT GTCTGGAAGCGGTGGGTCAAAGGAACAATTTtggagatattggacccatcttTAGGCAACCATTGCCCAAGGACTGAAGTGTTAAGATGCGTTCACATTGCCCTATTGTGTGTCCAggaaaatccatctgatagacccAACATGTCACAAGTTGTTGTGATGCTCAACAGTAACTCTGTGTCTCTCCAGGCTCCTTCTAAACCAGCATTTTGCATTGGACAGAGTGGCATGGATTTAGGTGCTTATTCAAATAACTATGATTTATCTAGAGGTACGCATGACCAATCTTCAAGCAAGTCAATACCGGTGTCACCAAATGAGGTGTCAATTACAGAACTTGAACCCAGATAG